In a single window of the Streptomyces sp. HUAS ZL42 genome:
- a CDS encoding DUF5063 domain-containing protein — translation MSDATLHATDQNPDDFAVQIADQVESFLVAVTEVAKGTEPDSAVPFLLLEVSQLLLAGGRLGAHEDIVPDERYEPDPGPEADVDELRENLARILEPIDVYSEVFDPYEPRKAPVPARISDDLTDVISDLRHGMAHYRAGRTTEALWWWQFSYFSNWGTTASATLRALHSVLAHVRLNQPLEELDGLDTDQGMGDDTLEFEAGKVMQEEIAGPLGLRAAKTK, via the coding sequence ATGTCTGACGCCACGCTGCACGCGACCGACCAGAACCCGGACGACTTCGCGGTCCAGATCGCGGACCAGGTGGAGAGCTTCCTGGTGGCTGTGACGGAAGTAGCCAAGGGGACCGAGCCCGACTCGGCCGTCCCCTTCCTCCTCCTGGAGGTCTCCCAGCTCCTCCTGGCCGGCGGCCGCCTCGGCGCGCACGAGGACATCGTCCCCGACGAGCGCTACGAGCCCGACCCGGGCCCGGAGGCGGACGTGGACGAACTCCGCGAGAACCTCGCCCGCATCCTGGAACCGATCGACGTCTACTCGGAGGTCTTCGACCCGTACGAGCCCCGCAAGGCGCCCGTACCGGCCCGCATCTCCGACGACCTGACGGACGTCATCTCCGACCTCCGCCACGGCATGGCCCACTACCGCGCCGGGCGCACGACGGAGGCCCTGTGGTGGTGGCAGTTCTCGTACTTCTCCAACTGGGGCACGACGGCGTCGGCGACCCTGCGCGCCCTGCACTCGGTCCTCGCCCACGTCCGCCTGAACCAGCCCCTGGAGGAACTGGACGGCCTGGACACGGACCAGGGCATGGGCGACGACACGCTGGAGTTCGAGGCCGGAAAGGTCATGCAGGAGGAGATCGCGGGACCCCTGGGCCTGCGGGCGGCGAAGACGAAGTAG